In Thermanaeromonas sp. C210, the genomic stretch AACGAAATCTTTGCCGGAGTCGAGGTAAGGGTAGAGAGCCAGATGGAGGTGAGGAGGGTGGGCATGACCTACGCTTCGGTAGAAGCCATCCGCGGCAACACCAGCGGCAAGGAGACTTCTCCGGGGGGCAGGTAAATGTTCATTTTCTTAATCGCCGTGGCTTTTCTCCTTATCGCCTACGGGGAGGCCGTCCCTTTGTATCGACAGAAGAAGTACAGTGAACTGGCAGTGATGGGCGTGGTGTGGTCCCTCGGACTGGCCCTGAGCCTCGCCCTGGTCTTAAATTTGCCGTTACCCAATCCTACCGATTGGATGGAACGCCTCATGGTACCCTTATTCCGGCTCTTGGAGACATTTTTAGGATCGCTGTGAATAATCTTGGGCGGCTTGTTAAGAAGGAAGATATCTTGGACGTCCGATATTATCGTAAAGCCCTGGCAACATGGATTTTGATTTAGCTCTGTTCCGGCGTGATGTGGCAGAAGCATGGTTACAAAAATGCTTTGACGTGGCTATACGTTGTGATATACTGACCTCGGTGGCGGCTACCTTCTCAGAGTATATTTACGATTTTTGGGACACCCCACACCAGGCTTAGAGGCTTGCTTTGGTGTAGGAGGGAAGTTAAATATGCCCGGAAGCTCGTTATCTTTTGTTCGGATTATTATTGTTGCAATAATTTTTTCAACAGGCTTTTTCTGGTTGGGCCGCCGCTCTGTTACCCCTATCATTCCCGGGCCGGAGGACATTTCATTCAATGCTAAAGTCTATCCCTTTAGCTCTGTTTTTGGATATCGTTCCTATTTTGGCCTAATAGACCACGGTCGTACAGATGATGAGTATGAGGACGAAATGAAACGGGCGATAGAAGTAGCCGTCTATTGGGAACTAAGTCCGCAAAAGCGTCTCGAAGATGAGAACAGACTTTATTATCCACCATATATCATCATTATTCCCGATCAAGAGTACTGGACATATGCGGGCACCATGCGTAGTGAAATTAAACTGCATACCGTTAGATCTTTACCTCACGATATTATCGACAAGGTTTTAAAATATCATCCAGAATACAACTGGGTCAAGCACAGTGAAGAACGTTTTGCATGGGTGCTGCATGCAACCTCTTTTGAACAAGGTTTCACCAGCCTGGCATTTAGAAAAAGAAGCAATTCCGGCCAACCCCAACCGTTCAAGATCTGCTTTGTTTACTACGATCCGGTGCTCCAGAAAGGGTGGGCCAAATCCTTGGAAGTTGGGGTTCCGGTAATTTGAGAGAGCAGCTGCCGGAAGCCGCGGGGTGGGGACTTATAAGGCGTTCCCGGCAGGAATTCTTCGGCGGGAAAGAGAATAATTGAGGCCAACAAGACAATTAAAATGAGTGAGGAGGCGTTTTAATTATGCCCCTACCGCCCTTTGTTGAAGCTTTAGCAGAACGGGATCCCGAGTTTTACCGGGCCGTCAGAGCTGTGGCCGAAGCGGCCATGGGCCCTGGTGCCCTGGACGCCAAAACTAAGACCCTGATTACCCTTGCCCTGGACGCCGCCCACGGCGCCGGCGAGGGGGTAGCCGTCTTGGCCCGGCAGGCCCGCCAGCTGGGCGCCAGCGAGGAGGAAATCCGGGAAGCCCTGCGCCTGGCCTACTTTGTGGCCGGCAACGGCGTTCTGGTGGCGGCCGATGCGGCCTATCGGTAAATGGGCGGCTCCTTCGAAGATGGGACCATGCTCCTGAAGCGGGAAGACCTCCTCGGTTTATTAAAGACCCAGGGGGTCTTACCTTACCTCATCACAAGGACGGGGACTCCCGCTACGGTTGTTGACCACCCAGGGTATGGGCGATACTGGGCAGGCTTGCATTATTCCTCTCCGCTGTTCCTTCCGCAATTTCCACAGCGACCGTGACCGTGGTAGAGTCTTCCCCTTTAATGTCAGCAGATTTGCCGGCCTAGTAGGGAACGACGCCTCGTCACCCAGGGATTGTCGTGCTGTTAACCGTCTTGGCCCTTCCCATAATTCCCGCTTCAGATGTGATCCAGATCACAAAGAACCGTGACAATTTTTGGGTTCCCAGAGTGATGTTCCTCACTCTCCTCTTTTGGGAGGTGCTCTATAATAGGGGCCAAAAAGAGGGGAGAGATACTTATGTTAACGGAGACCCTGGTAAGGCAGCATAAGGAGATTATGGGCCTCTTGGGCGACATTGAGGAGATGGGAAGGGAGCATATTTCCGGCCGGCCGTTCGAGCTCCTCATTAAGCTGGGGGAGCTTTCCGGCAAGGTGAAGGTCCACCTGGCCCAGGAAGATCGGGGGCTGTACCCCGTTCTCCTCAAACACCCGGACGGGCAGGTGCGGGAAAAGGCGCAGAGGTTCATCCAGGAGATGGGCGGCCTCAGGGAGGCCTTCGAGCGCTTTAGGACTAGGTACGCGTCTACCGGGGCCATCAAAGAAGATCCGGCCCGATTCCTGGCCGACGTAAGGGACCTCGCCTCGGCCTTGACCAAACGCATCCGCCTTGAAGAGGACGAGCTGTATCCCTTGGTTAAAAATCTATAGAACCCCCTTCACAAGGCAGGGCCGGTTAAGGGCCGGTAGGCGCCCGGCCCTAAGAACCCTCCTTGCTCAGAGCCGGGATATTCCTCGAATTTGCCGCTTCTGACCGAAAATCGTAATACAGGAAGGCCGCCGTCAGCAAAGTGGAGCCCAAGTCGGACACGGGTAGGCTCCACCATACCCCGTGCAGGCCCCAGAACCGCGGAAGAACGAGAAGGAGGGGTATGAGCAAGAGAACCTGGCGCGACAGGGTAAGCAAGGTGCCTTGGAGGGGCTTGCCCGTAGCCTGGAAATACCCCGAACCCACAATCTGAAACCCTATGAGGGGGAGTACGAAAAAGAGTATGCGCATGGCCTCGACGGCCAGGCTTATTAACTGCGGGTCCTGACGGCCGAACAAAGCAACGAGTTCTTCCGGCCATATCCTGGTGACGGTATAGCCGACACCTATAATTACCGTGGCCCAGAAACTGGCCAGCTTGAGGGCTTCTTTCACCCGGTCCATTCTCCGTGCCCCGTAGTTGAAACCGATGATGGGCTGGGCGGCCTGAGAAATGCCCATGACGGGCATAAACATGAAAGTTCCCAGACTGAAAACGACGCCCACCGCGGCAATGGCCAAATCCCCACCGTAATGGGAGAGGCCCCTGTTAAAAATTACCTGCTGCAAGCTGTGGACCAATTGCAGGGCGAGATGGGGGAAGCCGACCGAGAAAATCTTCAGGCAGGCAGAACGGCGCAGGACAAGGTTGCGTACGGAGAGTCTTACCACGCTGCGCCCGGAAACATAGTAGTACATAGCCCAGGCAGCAGATATGCCCTGGGAGACGACCGTAGCCAGGGCCGCGCCTTTGATGCCCATGCCCAGGGAGAAAACTGTTACATAGTCCAGAATGATGTTACTTAGGGCCCCTACGATGTTGATAACCATAGCCAGGAACGGCTGACCTTCGCCCCTGATCATGCTGCTGAGGCCGAACCCCACGCTCATGAGCACATTGCCTAGAAGTATTATGCGCGTGTACTCCAGAGCATAGGGTAGGACGTTTTCCAGAGCGCCAAAACTTGAGAGCAAAGGCCGGAGGAAAGCAAGGCCGACCGCGGAAGCGCTAAGGGCCACCAGCACCAGGAGGGTCAGGGCGTTCCCGGCTACGACCTCGGCCTCTTCCTTTTTCCTTTCTCCCAGGCGGATGGAAATGAGGGCAGTAGCTCCCATGCCTACCAGCATGGTAAGGGCCATAAGCACCATCATCAGGGGAAAGGCCACGGTGGTCGCCGCTATGGCCAGCGGCCCGACTCCCCTTCCCACAAATATCCTGTCTACGACGTTATAAAGGGCGTTCACCAGCATTCCCGCTATGGCCGGGAGCGAAAATTTCCACAGCAAGCGGCCGACCGGGGCCAGCTCCAGTTCACGGGCTCCCCTCGTTTTTTCCATATTAGCTCTTTCACTCCCCTCTTCTAATTGGAAATCCGGCCGTTCCCGCGGCGGTAACGAAGGGTTGTTCGGCATTCGTATGGCAAGACTTTTAACATAAATAAAGATAAAAAGCAAGCCAGAGCCGAGGGGTTAAAGGAGAAATCGGAACTGGGAGGTTAAAAGCATGAGGAGATCTCCTCCGGCTGCCAGGCAAAATGGCCCTTGCCCCTTCTTTAGGCTAGGTGATATTATTACGGTAGCAGTATACCGGATTCAATTTTATTCCGAGGTGAGGCCGCTTTGAATCTTAACCGACAACTGCAGTTGCCCGAGGGGGTTGATGATTTTCTCCCCGGAGCGGCGGCGGCCAAACGGGATTTGGAATATAAACTGCTAACGCTTTTCCAGGGCTGGGGTTACCAGGAGGTGGTAACCCCAACCTTTGAGTTCGTGGAAGTTTTCCAGGCCGGACAGGCCAACGGCAGCGAGGATGTGCTGTATAAGTTCATCGACCGGCAGGGGAGGGTTTTGGCCCTGCGGCCGGAGATGACCGCGCCTATAGCCCGCCTGGTAGCTACCCGCCTCAAAAGGGAGAAGCTTCCCTTGCGCCTCTGCTACAGTGCTACCGTGTTCCGGTATGAAGACCCCGCCCGCGGCCGGCGTCGGGAGTTCAATCAGGCCGGCGTAGAGCTCCTGGGGGCCAGCGGCGTGGGAGCCGACTGTGAAGTAGTGGCCCTGGCGGTAGAGGCCCTCCTGCAAGCTGGCCTCAAAGAATTCCGGATAGGTTTGGGACAGGTGGCGGTGACTAAGGGAGTACTGGCCGAGCTGAACCTGCCAGGGGAGGCCTTGGCGAGGGTGAAGGAAGCCATGGTGGGCAAAGACTGGGTGCGCTTG encodes the following:
- the hisZ gene encoding ATP phosphoribosyltransferase regulatory subunit; translation: MNLNRQLQLPEGVDDFLPGAAAAKRDLEYKLLTLFQGWGYQEVVTPTFEFVEVFQAGQANGSEDVLYKFIDRQGRVLALRPEMTAPIARLVATRLKREKLPLRLCYSATVFRYEDPARGRRREFNQAGVELLGASGVGADCEVVALAVEALLQAGLKEFRIGLGQVAVTKGVLAELNLPGEALARVKEAMVGKDWVRLSYLCEEYGLKGDARRCLELLFTLHGGREALRGAGPLSKMKAAREPLEHLEEVLAVLERYGLGSYLFIDLGILRDFDYYTGLVFEGYTAGLGFPVLGGGRYDELLQEFGYPCPATGFAVGLERVLTVRNGLGSPPEESPTGYLVAGEDLAEVLLRARELRLTGARVQLAWGLKTPEEAAGEAAERKLTPVWVSSRGEGE
- a CDS encoding MATE family efflux transporter; this translates as MEKTRGARELELAPVGRLLWKFSLPAIAGMLVNALYNVVDRIFVGRGVGPLAIAATTVAFPLMMVLMALTMLVGMGATALISIRLGERKKEEAEVVAGNALTLLVLVALSASAVGLAFLRPLLSSFGALENVLPYALEYTRIILLGNVLMSVGFGLSSMIRGEGQPFLAMVINIVGALSNIILDYVTVFSLGMGIKGAALATVVSQGISAAWAMYYYVSGRSVVRLSVRNLVLRRSACLKIFSVGFPHLALQLVHSLQQVIFNRGLSHYGGDLAIAAVGVVFSLGTFMFMPVMGISQAAQPIIGFNYGARRMDRVKEALKLASFWATVIIGVGYTVTRIWPEELVALFGRQDPQLISLAVEAMRILFFVLPLIGFQIVGSGYFQATGKPLQGTLLTLSRQVLLLIPLLLVLPRFWGLHGVWWSLPVSDLGSTLLTAAFLYYDFRSEAANSRNIPALSKEGS
- a CDS encoding carboxymuconolactone decarboxylase family protein; translation: MPLPPFVEALAERDPEFYRAVRAVAEAAMGPGALDAKTKTLITLALDAAHGAGEGVAVLARQARQLGASEEEIREALRLAYFVAGNGVLVAADAAYR
- a CDS encoding hemerythrin domain-containing protein, which gives rise to MLTETLVRQHKEIMGLLGDIEEMGREHISGRPFELLIKLGELSGKVKVHLAQEDRGLYPVLLKHPDGQVREKAQRFIQEMGGLREAFERFRTRYASTGAIKEDPARFLADVRDLASALTKRIRLEEDELYPLVKNL